The Chryseobacterium glaciei DNA window ACGATTTTGACCACGCAACATTATTAAAATCTCCCACAACAATTACGGGCTTATCAATTTTTTTTACACGTTTTGCTGTACTCAATAAATCACCGTCTCTTTCTTTTGAAGTTTCTTCTTCGGTAGGACTTGGTGGTGGTGGATGAACCCCGAAAAAGACAAATGAAAATCCATCTTCAGTCATTAAATGCACTTCAATACTCGGAATATCATTAGCAACAAAATAATGTGTTTTAGCCTCTTTAATTTCTATTTTAGAATAAAAATGCATTCCGTAGGTATTTTCCAGCGTTACTTTATGATGATAGGGATAGTCTTTTTCCAAAGGCTGCATCGCTTTTTCCCAATCTTCGTTGCTTTCCATTGTCAGAAAAATTTCAGGATTGTATTTTTCTATTAATTTAATAAATCTGCTGTATTCTGTATTGAATTGATACACATTTGCTGAAATAAAATGTATTTTTTGAGATGATTTCTGCTGTCTTGAATGTTTTTTCACAGGATAAACAGGAGTATATTTTACCAATATAACGCCATGATGAACAAACATTAATCCTAAAAAACCTTGAAAATACCAGAAATATTCTGAATGAGAATCAGCCAAAAAGCCTAAAATAAAAGTAATAATAATGAAATAAGTGATCTGGATCTTACCAAATTCAGGAACTCTAAATACCCAATGTGAATTTTGAATTTTAGGTAAAAGCGTTAAAATTAATAACAGTACAACTAAGATAAGGTAAACATTCCACATATTTCTTGAATAAAGGGTTAAAAGTATGATTTTAGTTTTTAAATTGATGTACAGTTTATATTTTATTTTCCTATTTTTATTCTGTATGATTTAACCGAAAAATAATATGAATAAAATACTAGCTCTTACTTTATTATTAAGTACTTTTTGTTTTGGACAGCAATCTAAAAATCAGGATGTTGAAAAACCTATCCGAAATTTATTTCTTGCCATGAAAAATGCAGATCCAGAATTGTTAAAAACAGTTTTTTCTGATGCTGCTATTCTTCAAACTATTACAAAAGACGGAACAGTAAAAACAGATAATATTCCCGATTTTATTTCTTCAATTTCTAAAGTTTCAAAAGATGATCTTGATGAAAGAATAACCATTGAAGCGATTCATATTGACGGAAATTTAGCAAGTGTTTTTACGCCATACCAATTCTATTATAAAGGAAAATTCTTACATTGTGGAGCCAACAGTTTTCAATTGGTAAAGCAAAATAATATCTGGAAAATTCAATATTTAATTGATACCAGAAGAAAGGAAAACTGCGAAAATTTAAAATAAATTTTAAAATGAAAATACATCATATCGCAATCATCTGTTCAGATTACGAAGTTTCCAAAAAATTCTACACAGAAGTGATGGGATTAAATATCATTCGTGAAGTATATCGTGAAGAAAGACAATCTTATAAACTTGATTTAGCCATCGGAGAACATTACGTAATCGAATTGTTTTCATTTCCCAACCCGCCAGAAAGACCGTCTCGTCCAGAATCATGTGGTTTAAGACATTTAGCTTTTTCGGTAGAAAATGTCAATGAAAAACGGGAAGAATTAATTAATAAAGGATTAAACTGCGAAGAAATAAGAATCGATGAATTCACAGGAAAAGAGTTTTTCTTTACCCAAGATCCGGACAAATTGCCTTTAGAGTTTTATGAAATGTAGTTAAATTAATGAGCGTAACCTGTAAAGAAACTGATCGCCATAATGGCTAAAACAATCGAAGAAATGACTACATAAACGTAGTCTTTTTCTTTTAAATAACCTATCAAAGCAAAAACGATTCTCATTAAAGGTGTAATAATAAGGATAAGAATTCCCAATTGAATAATGGCCATTCCTTCTCCTGCACCAAGAGAATGCCAGAAGTGGCTCCAAACTTTTTCGGAAGAAGATCCTATATCTAGGCTGGTATATTTTTTAGGCATTTCAAAACCTTCAAAGAAAAGTTTAATAAAACCAATTAACGATGTGGCTACAGATAAAAGAACACCTAGCCTCAAAAGATTTCCAACGGAACGGTTTAGATCTACATCAGTGAAATTCTTTCTCATTATCTGAAACTTTTATTGATACCGTTATACATCATGTAAATCGACAAGATTGTGATCACAATGGCGAAGAATGTTTTTAGTTTTTTAGTCTTAGAAACCATTAACGTTTTTGAACCGATAAAACTTCCAACGACAACACCTACCAAAACGGGAGCTGCAATCACGGGGATAATTTCACCTCTCTGGAAATAAATCATGGCACTCGCCACAGCGGTTACTCCGATCATGAAATTACTGGTTGTGGTAGAAACTTTAAATGGCAGTCTCATCATGTTATCCATTGCCAAAACTTTCAATGCACCAGAACCGATTCCTAATAATCCGGACATTGCTCCTGCAAACATCATCATCAAAAACCCGGGAACTGTATTTCTTGCAGAATAGCTTTTTAATACGCCTTTGTCAGGAAATGTTCCGTATAATTTTAGTCTTTCTTCCAAGCTGCCTTTTATCAGAGGCTCCTGATGATCAGGTTTTCCTTTAAGATTTAAAACAACCGTCAAAAGAAGAATACTTGCAAAAATAATTCCCAATGTATTCGGATTCAGCATTCCAGAAACTAAAGCTCCAATGATGGCTCCGGCTGTGGTTCCGATCTCCAAAAACATTCCGATCCTCATATTGGTAAAGCCTTCTTTAACGAAAGCTACCGCCGCACCGGAAGAAGTTCCGATCACAGATATTAATGAAGCACCGATTGCGTAATGCATAGGAACGCCGAAACCCAGCGTTAATAAAGGGATGATGATAACTCCTCCTCCTAAACCAGTAAGCGAGCCTAAAAGCCCTGCTGAGATGGCTCCAAGAAAGAGAATAATGATTTCTGACATGGTACAAATATAAAACTATTGACGTTGTCTGACAAACTTTTAAAAAAGATTATTTTAACGTAATTTTGCAGAAACGTACAAAGAAATGAATTTATTTTATGTCATTCTGGGAGCAACTCCTAAAGGTAGAAATATTGAGCAGCATGATGTTTTTTTCGGAATTGCAGAAAGCCTGAAAGATTTAGTTCCTGATATGAAGGATTTTTGGAAGGAAGCAGACGGTAAAATTCACCTTGACTGTCATCAGAAAGTGCAGTTTGCAGACGGTTATGAAGTGAAAATTGTTGAAAAAACCGACGCCACTTCGGAAGATCAATTATACTTCCTGAATTTAGGTGGATATAAAAGAGGACACTTTGAGGAGTTTCACGAACAGCATTTGATGGTCGGAAAATCAATGGGAGAGATCATTAAAAGAGCGAAAAATACAGAGTTTTATAAAATAATGGGTTTCGAAGGCGCTGTAAGTCATGTTGATGACAAGCATGGAGTAGATATTGATGATATTTTTAATGTAAATGATATTCTGCCCGAAAAGACGAAAGAAAAATACTCGATTATTTTAATTAAATCCGATGCCGAAAATCAGGAAAATGAAATAGGATTGGGATATCTGAAAATCGATAAAGTTTAAAAATAAAATTAGCTTTAAATTAAATCTAATAGAAAAAATAAAAAGGAAGAATGAAAATAGGAATTTTAGGAGGAGGACAGCTTGGAAGAATGTTGATTCAGGAAGCATTGAAATATGATGATCAGTTTTATACGCTGGATCCCGCTTCTGATGCACCTTGTCACAACATCTCATACTTTACGCAGGGAAATTTCAATGATTATGAAACGGTTTTGAATTTTGGTAAAGATAAAGAAGTTGTAACGATTGAGATCGAGCATGTAAATGCTGAAGCTTTGGCTGAACTTGAAAAGCAAGGCGTAAAAATAGTTCCGAATTCTAATATTATTAAAACTATTCAACAAAAAATCCTTCAAAAGGAATTTTATAAAACGCATAACATTCCAAGTCCTGAATTTCAGGTAGTTTGGAACAGGGATGAAGAAATTACAATGCCATTACCTTTTGTTCAAAAAATGAATACGGGTGGATATGACGGAAAAGGAGTTCAGGTAATTAAAAATGAAATTGATCTTCAAAATCTTTGGCAAGAAGCTTCTGTGATTGAAAGTTTAGTTGATATTGATAAAGAACTTTCCGTAATTGTTGCAAGAAATGAAAACGGAGAAACAAAGACTTTTCCCGTAACGGAAATGGTTGCAGATCCCAAACTGAATTTATTAGATTTCAACATCTGTCCGGTTTTTTTAAATGAGGATATTCAGAAACAAATTGATTCTATTACAGAGAAATTTTTAGAGGTTGTAAATTCTCCCGGACTTTTTGCGATCGAATTATTCTTAGATCAGGAAGGAAAAATTTGGGTAAACGAAACGGCTCCGAGATTGCATAATTCAGGACACCAAAGTCAGGAAGGAAATGCCAATTCACAGTTCGAACAAATGTATCGAGTGGTAAAAAACCTACCTTTAGCGGATACAGATTCTCTAACTTTCAGTGGAATGTTAAACTTAGTTGGCGCAGAAGGATTCGAAGGAAAAGTTATTTATGAAGGAATGGATGATGTGCTGAAAATGCCAAAAACCTATGTTCATCTTTACGGAAAAACTGAAACCAAGCCCGGAAGAAAAATGGGGCACATTAATGTACTGGCAGACTCGAAGGAAGAGCTGATGGAGAAATTGGTGAAGGTGAAAGAAATGGTGAGAGTGATTGCGGAATAATTAAAAATATAGAATAAAGAAAAAGCTGTAATTATAACTACAGCTTTTCTTTATTCTTTTAGTAATGAGACCTCTTCCCAATTATTGTTTTTATACTGATAAGTTTTGTGAGTGACATTATTATAATTTAAATTATATATAAAGTCCACAACTACAATTTTATTAAGTTTGTTATGAAATTCTAAATATAAAGTATTGAAATTTTCAGTTTCCTTATTAGTGTTAATTGTTAGGTTTTTGCTTTTAAACGGGAAATAATAAAATTCTTCTTGTGAATTTTTTTGAGTCTTTAATATTAATCCCTTTTTCCGTTTTTTTGAAAGTTTTAATAATTTTTTTTTATCATTAAGGTCATAACTGCTGAAACTTCCTGAATAGCTTTCAAGTTTATTGTTTTTTACAAACAAAAAAGAATTTGCTTCCTTTAGAAAAGGAATTAAATTTTTATGATACTTTTTTCTAATAAACCTTATTGTTTTTTTATTCCAGAATATAGTCTGATTGAAAGCAGGATTCACGTTTCGAGAGACTTCATCATGAGGAGAAATTAGAATTATCGGTCGACGTAAGCTACTAAAATAAAAAACTAAATTTTCATTTTTTAATTGGTTAAAATCAATATCTGAAATGATCTTTTGATTAAGTTTAGTATAATTTAAATCTTTAAAATCTACAAGAATTTGATGAGTCAAATTTTTGCTTGATTCCTCGTCCAGACTATCTCTTATTTTTCTCTTATTTGTTTGGCTATATAAGCTAGAGCAGATAATAATGAAAAGTAAATAAACTATATTTTTCATTATTAAATTATTCATGAATTTTCGGATAATCAATCGTCCATTTTTTTTCTTGGGAATTCCACATCAGATATGGTCCATCAAATTCATCCATATATATTAACTCATAAGTACCTTGATTATCTGTTGCATAATTGGGTTTTGTACTCTGATTTTCTTTTTTGAAACCTAATTTTTCAAGTGTTTTTAAATCTTGATTTTCAGGGAGTTTTTTATTGATTGTTTTATAGACTTCAATATTTTCTATTAATTGATTTCCAAATTGTACATCAGATTTTCGGGTAATTTCAATAGGTAAATTCCAGTAAACAGTGAATGCAATTACAAATACAAGAAGTATTGAAACTATAATTATTATGGTTTTTTTCATTATTAAATTTAAAATAAATTACTTAAAAATCTTCTGAATAACATTCCCAATCTCCACAAAATCTCCATGATTTCCTACAGATCGTATTTCGGGATTATTTTTATCAAATTCCGAAAACGGGAAAATAAGAAGATAATTGTTATTATTTAAATATTTATTCAATAATTCCGGGATAATTCTCATTTGCGGAATGTAAGACTGCATTCCTCTTTTCGCCATTAAAACGATTAATGCTTCATCTTCTTTTAATTGGGCAGCGGTTTTTTCACCGTCTCGCCAATTGTTCATGATGATAAATTCTGCTTCGATATTGGCTTTTTTGATGATCTTTTGTAAGATTTCTAAAATGTTCTCTGGAGTATAAAAGACTACCGTAGCACCGGAATTTCTCGCAATATTCCAAACTCTGAGAAGTGCATGGAAAAATCCGGCTTCTTTATGAGCATTTTGAGGAATCATCACCGCATATTTTTTGATGGTTGAAAGAGGTTGGGCCGCATGATACACCAAAACATTCACATCATCATTTTGTAGATAACCGTTGTAAAGATTGTAGACAAAAGAAGGGGAGAAGCCTTTTTCATCTTCCAATCCGATGATCAAATCTGTGATATTTTGTTCTTTGATGACATTGTGTACACCGTTGATTACGTCGTTATCATACCTCTTCAAAGCCTGCAATTTCACATCTGCCGCCGCCGCCGCATCGGTTGCCTGATGCAATAATTTCTCTGCATTTTTTACGGAAGACTCATTTTTATCTTCATTAATAACATTCAATGCAAACAAATCTTCGGTATTGGAATGCGCTTTTATTAAAATCCCGAGATTGACCATTCTTTCCACTGTTTTTTCGTGATTAATGGCCAACAGAATATTTTCTTCTTCATGATTCGTTCCCGAAACGGTATCTTCATTATCGCTTTCAGCAATTTTTTGGGCACTCGCCATGGAAATAAATGATGAAATTGTACATGAAACCAAGATCAATAAAATACTTCCGTTTAAGACATGTTCATTCAATAACCTTATAGGCTCTCCGGTTTCGGTTTCAGAAATAATAATATTGTATCCAACCATCACAGAAGCTAATGTTGCAGCAGCAGAAGCCGAACTCAACCCAAAAATAAGTTTTCCTTCATCTTTTGAAAGGCGAAATGTTTTTTGAGTAGCCACAGCCGCAATATATTTCCCTCCGATGGAGGCGATAAGCATGATTCCGGCAACTTCAAGGGTTTCTAAACTTTCAAAGAAAACTTTAAAATCGATCAACATTCCTACACTTATTAAAAAGAAAGGAATGAAAATAGCATTTCCGACAAACTCAACTCTATTCATCAACGAAGAAGTGTGTGGAATAAGTCTGTTTAAAGCTAAGCCTGCAAAAAATGCCCCGATAATAGCTTCAACACCTGCCAATTCTGCTAACATGGCTGCCAGATAAATCATGACCAAGACAAAAATATATTGTGAGATCTTATCATCCACTTTTTTGAAGAACCAACGCCCAATCATAGGAAATATCAACAAAACAATAAGAGCGAAAACGATAAACGAAACCGATAGTTTTACCCAAAATGCAGTCCCGACATCTCCTTGCGACATTCCGACCACGACAGCAAGAACTAAAAGAGCAAGAACATCTGTGATCATTGTTCCGCCAACGGTAATATTCACGGCCAGATTTTTTGCAATTCCCAACTTGCTAACCAAAGGATAAGCAATCAAAGTATGTGATGAAAATAAACTGGCAAAAAGTACGGAAGTCAGAATGTTAAAGTGTAAAAAATAATATCCGCCCAGAAAGCCCAACACAAAAGGAACGACAAACGTATAGATTCCGAAAGTGAGACTTTTCCATTTGTTTTTCTTAAAATCTCCCATGTCAATTTCAAGTCCGGCAAGAAACATAATGTACAGCAAACCGGTAGTTCCGGTCACGACAATACTACTGTCTCTTGATAGAACATTAAAGCCATTTGGTCCGATCACAGCACCTGCGATGATTAATCCCAATAAGTGCGGAACTTTAATTTTATTCAACAAAAGCGGTGCTGCAAGAATAATGATAAGAACCAACAGGAACTTTAATACCGGATCTTCTATGGGAAGACTCAGATTATGTATGCTTAGTAAGATCATAGGTGTTTATTTTGTGGAACGTACTAATTCGACAGAGAATTTGGCCAGACAGCTATTGTCTACCGTTACGGTTCTGGTACCTCTGATTTTATTGTCAGAAATATCATTAAGCAAAATATTCATTTCTACTTTCTTTTTGGCGGTAGAATCTGTTTTGAAATTAAGCTTGATTTCGTTATGATCGAATTTGCCCGCGTACAATCTTACGAGATTATTATTGTTGATAATTTTGGTAACCAATTGAGTAGAATCATTATCAAATTCCCAGGTATCTATACGCTGATCTCCAACGACATAATCACTGCAGTTGGATTCTGTGCAAATTACTTTTCCTGTCCAGTCTCCGGAAATTTCTGTAGGCCACATCACGATTTTAACAGAATCTTTCTTTGAAAAAATACTGTCTCTCATTTTTAATAATGCCTGATATTCGGATTCTTTTTGGGCAAAGAGTTTTTCTTTTTGAAGTAGTTGCTGTTCTCTGGAAATGAGACTGCTCTCTTTTTCTTTATCATTACAGCTTACAAAAAAGAATGGAATTGCCAGAAGTATAAATAGTGTGTTTTTTAGCATACTGAGTATATTGGTCTAAACAATATAAGCAAAAAAACGCAAATGATGAAATTGAATTCCCGAAAATAGGAGGTTGTAGTTAATAAAAATTATACAACTTTCTGTTTTCTAAACATCTCAGGTTTATAATTAATAATAAAAACTCCCATGATAATTAAAACGGCAGCCATGATAAATTTAATGGTAATATTTTCATCCATAATGAGCCATCCTAGAAATATAGCAATAATGGTATTGAAATAAGCTAATATTGAAACCTGAACGGGCGAGATCTTGGTTAAAGCATAATGAAAGGCAAAAAATGCAGCTACAGAACCAAAAACAGACAAATATATCATTGCAGAAATACTTTTTAAAGTCCAGTTTTCGAAATTATAATGATTGGAAAAGATAAAAGCAAAAATGATCTGAACAATTCCCGCAAATAGAAATTGATAGAATAAATTCAAGGAGATATTTCCACTTTGAATATTTAATTTTTTAGTAAAAATCGTTCCCGAAGCCCATCCTGCAATAGCACAAAATAGAAAAATAATTCCCATTCTATAATCTGGATTGGCGAGATCTTTTATTCCGTCCCAGAAAATGAATAATATTCCGCTGAAACACATTAAAACACCTAGAAAAGCTCTAAAACTAAATTTCTGTAAACCAATTGCCACACTTCCCAGAAAAACGAGAATAGGAGAGGACGCACTTATAAGAGAAGCCAGACTGCTTGATACAGTTTCTTCTGCAACGGTGGTCATTCCATTGGCAACGACCAACATTAATGAAGAGAAAATGATTTGATAACCTAAGTTTTTACAACCGATCCATTTAAATTCTTTTCTTGAAAGAAGAACTATCAACATAATCATTGATGCCAAAAACTGTCGGATTCCAGCTACAAACCAAGCCGGAATAGTTTCTACTGCGACACGGATCGCCAGAAAGGTTGTACCCCAAACAAGAGCTACGGTAATGACAGCAAAAATAAGTTTGTAATCTTTCAAAATAGAATAAAAGTGGTAAGCAAATATATCTTTTTTGAAATGAACACAATGGGTACAGTTTGGTGAATTTAGATGGGAACAGAGGAACTTTTGAATTGTATAACGGTGAAATGATGAATAGTGAATTCATTTCATTGTCAATTTTCGACTTGGAAGTGTAATGATTAACAATTCACTTGCGAAGCAAAATTCATCATTTCACCATTAACAATTCACTATCTCATAATTTTAAAATTCTTTATCTTTGAAATCTAATAAAATTGAAGATGGTAGGAATTATTATGGGAAGTCAGAGCGACTTGCCGATCATGGAACAGGCTGCGAATTTTTTAAAAACGTTGAACATTCCGTATGAGCTT harbors:
- a CDS encoding 5-(carboxyamino)imidazole ribonucleotide synthase; protein product: MKIGILGGGQLGRMLIQEALKYDDQFYTLDPASDAPCHNISYFTQGNFNDYETVLNFGKDKEVVTIEIEHVNAEALAELEKQGVKIVPNSNIIKTIQQKILQKEFYKTHNIPSPEFQVVWNRDEEITMPLPFVQKMNTGGYDGKGVQVIKNEIDLQNLWQEASVIESLVDIDKELSVIVARNENGETKTFPVTEMVADPKLNLLDFNICPVFLNEDIQKQIDSITEKFLEVVNSPGLFAIELFLDQEGKIWVNETAPRLHNSGHQSQEGNANSQFEQMYRVVKNLPLADTDSLTFSGMLNLVGAEGFEGKVIYEGMDDVLKMPKTYVHLYGKTETKPGRKMGHINVLADSKEELMEKLVKVKEMVRVIAE
- a CDS encoding sulfite exporter TauE/SafE family protein — protein: MSEIIILFLGAISAGLLGSLTGLGGGVIIIPLLTLGFGVPMHYAIGASLISVIGTSSGAAVAFVKEGFTNMRIGMFLEIGTTAGAIIGALVSGMLNPNTLGIIFASILLLTVVLNLKGKPDHQEPLIKGSLEERLKLYGTFPDKGVLKSYSARNTVPGFLMMMFAGAMSGLLGIGSGALKVLAMDNMMRLPFKVSTTTSNFMIGVTAVASAMIYFQRGEIIPVIAAPVLVGVVVGSFIGSKTLMVSKTKKLKTFFAIVITILSIYMMYNGINKSFR
- a CDS encoding cation:proton antiporter, whose amino-acid sequence is MILLSIHNLSLPIEDPVLKFLLVLIIILAAPLLLNKIKVPHLLGLIIAGAVIGPNGFNVLSRDSSIVVTGTTGLLYIMFLAGLEIDMGDFKKNKWKSLTFGIYTFVVPFVLGFLGGYYFLHFNILTSVLFASLFSSHTLIAYPLVSKLGIAKNLAVNITVGGTMITDVLALLVLAVVVGMSQGDVGTAFWVKLSVSFIVFALIVLLIFPMIGRWFFKKVDDKISQYIFVLVMIYLAAMLAELAGVEAIIGAFFAGLALNRLIPHTSSLMNRVEFVGNAIFIPFFLISVGMLIDFKVFFESLETLEVAGIMLIASIGGKYIAAVATQKTFRLSKDEGKLIFGLSSASAAATLASVMVGYNIIISETETGEPIRLLNEHVLNGSILLILVSCTISSFISMASAQKIAESDNEDTVSGTNHEEENILLAINHEKTVERMVNLGILIKAHSNTEDLFALNVINEDKNESSVKNAEKLLHQATDAAAAADVKLQALKRYDNDVINGVHNVIKEQNITDLIIGLEDEKGFSPSFVYNLYNGYLQNDDVNVLVYHAAQPLSTIKKYAVMIPQNAHKEAGFFHALLRVWNIARNSGATVVFYTPENILEILQKIIKKANIEAEFIIMNNWRDGEKTAAQLKEDEALIVLMAKRGMQSYIPQMRIIPELLNKYLNNNNYLLIFPFSEFDKNNPEIRSVGNHGDFVEIGNVIQKIFK
- a CDS encoding endonuclease/exonuclease/phosphatase family protein, whose amino-acid sequence is MWNVYLILVVLLLILTLLPKIQNSHWVFRVPEFGKIQITYFIIITFILGFLADSHSEYFWYFQGFLGLMFVHHGVILVKYTPVYPVKKHSRQQKSSQKIHFISANVYQFNTEYSRFIKLIEKYNPEIFLTMESNEDWEKAMQPLEKDYPYHHKVTLENTYGMHFYSKIEIKEAKTHYFVANDIPSIEVHLMTEDGFSFVFFGVHPPPPSPTEEETSKERDGDLLSTAKRVKKIDKPVIVVGDFNNVAWSKSSILFRKTSHLIDPRIGRAFVSTFHAKYRMLRFPIDLMFHSEDIFIEKLTTLENFGSDHLPVYCEFFIDHHNDQQEERIEKATTEEKIQAEEMIQEGKEEDGERDAVVTED
- a CDS encoding VOC family protein, giving the protein MKIHHIAIICSDYEVSKKFYTEVMGLNIIREVYREERQSYKLDLAIGEHYVIELFSFPNPPERPSRPESCGLRHLAFSVENVNEKREELINKGLNCEEIRIDEFTGKEFFFTQDPDKLPLEFYEM
- a CDS encoding nuclear transport factor 2 family protein, translated to MNKILALTLLLSTFCFGQQSKNQDVEKPIRNLFLAMKNADPELLKTVFSDAAILQTITKDGTVKTDNIPDFISSISKVSKDDLDERITIEAIHIDGNLASVFTPYQFYYKGKFLHCGANSFQLVKQNNIWKIQYLIDTRRKENCENLK
- a CDS encoding DUF1543 domain-containing protein, translated to MNLFYVILGATPKGRNIEQHDVFFGIAESLKDLVPDMKDFWKEADGKIHLDCHQKVQFADGYEVKIVEKTDATSEDQLYFLNLGGYKRGHFEEFHEQHLMVGKSMGEIIKRAKNTEFYKIMGFEGAVSHVDDKHGVDIDDIFNVNDILPEKTKEKYSIILIKSDAENQENEIGLGYLKIDKV
- a CDS encoding DMT family transporter; the encoded protein is MKDYKLIFAVITVALVWGTTFLAIRVAVETIPAWFVAGIRQFLASMIMLIVLLSRKEFKWIGCKNLGYQIIFSSLMLVVANGMTTVAEETVSSSLASLISASSPILVFLGSVAIGLQKFSFRAFLGVLMCFSGILFIFWDGIKDLANPDYRMGIIFLFCAIAGWASGTIFTKKLNIQSGNISLNLFYQFLFAGIVQIIFAFIFSNHYNFENWTLKSISAMIYLSVFGSVAAFFAFHYALTKISPVQVSILAYFNTIIAIFLGWLIMDENITIKFIMAAVLIIMGVFIINYKPEMFRKQKVV
- a CDS encoding DUF1634 domain-containing protein, producing the protein MRKNFTDVDLNRSVGNLLRLGVLLSVATSLIGFIKLFFEGFEMPKKYTSLDIGSSSEKVWSHFWHSLGAGEGMAIIQLGILILIITPLMRIVFALIGYLKEKDYVYVVISSIVLAIMAISFFTGYAH